CCAGCAGCTTTTGGAGAGGGTTCTTGATTTGCATGTTTTTTAAGCTCTCCCTTTTGGAGAGGATTTAGGTGAGGCTCTTAACGATATATAAAATAGCAATATGATAAGTATACGCAAAACCACTGCATTGCTCCTGGCAATTTCATGCGCCTATTTAAGCGGCGGCGCGCAAACAAAGCAACCGGTTGATTACGTTGATCCGTTTATCGGGACATCTAATTCACGGTGGATGCTGTTCCCGGGCGCTACAATGCCCAACGGGATGGTTAAGCTTAGCCCTGATAACCAAAGAGGGGTTTGGCAGGGCGGTTATGAGTATGCCGTAGGGAGCATACATGGCTTTAGCTTTTTACACGGATGGACCATGGCGGGCCTGTTGACCATGCCTGCCAACGGCGATCTGTCGACATCACCGGGCGCGGCCGATGAGCCATTTAAAGGGGCCGGGGCCGGTTACCACTCCAGGTTCAGGCACGAGGATGAAAAGGCCTCGCCGGGGTATTATTCTGTTTTCCTGATGGATCCGCAGGTTAAGGTGGAACTGACTGCAACCGAACGTACCGGCGTGCAGCGCTATACCTTTGCCAAAGACAGCTCGAACAGGATCATGATCCAGCTTAACATTCCGGCGGAATATGGTTACGACCTGAAAGATGCCGTTATTACCAAAGTATCCAACTCCGAGATACAGGGCTATGCCAAAACCGCATCGGCCAACTTTAATGACTATACCTTATATTTTGTGATGCAGTTTAGCAAACCCTTTCATGATTTTGAGGGATACGGAAACCAGTCGGTAATTAAGAGCAATAAAGAGATCAAAGGATCGGGCGAACTGGGCGCATACGTTACCTACCCAACCTCGAAAACCGAACAGGTGATACTAAGAACCGGCATCTCGTTTGTTAACATGGACCAAGCCCGGCTCAATCTTAAAACGGAATTAAAAGGTTTCGACTGGAATTTTGATGCCCTGGTAAAGCATAACAGAACAATTTGGAACAATACCCTAAAAAGCATTGCAGTAACCGGTGGCAGCGAAACCGATAAGAAGAAATTTTACACCAATTTTTACCGCTGTTTCACCGCCAAGATGATCATGAGCGATGCCAATGGAAAATATACCGATGCCTGCGAAAACGTACAGCAATTACCGACCGGCCGCACCGCGATGATAGGCGGCGATGCTTACTGGAATACCTTTTGGAATTTAAACCTGCTGTGGACCTTAACATCGCCGGATATGGTGCAGCAACTGGTAGATACGCAGCTGGAAATGTATAAAAAAACAGGCTGGCTATCCAAAGGCCCTGCAGGAGTTGAGTACTCGGGCATTATGGAAGGTTCGCATGAAATGGCATTGATCACCAGCGCGTATTTAAAAGGTATTGTAACAAAAGATGCTGAAATAGCTTACCGCGCCATGAAAAAGACTATGGAGGTTGAACCCACTCCTACCTGTGGGGGCAATCCGGGCAATCCGCAGATAACTGATTATGCCAAATTTGGCTTTGTACCTGTTGAAAAAGGTGCCACCTCAAAAGCATTAGATTATGCGTATGATGATTGGTGCGTAGCTCAGATGGCCAAATTGCTGCATAAGGATGATGACTATAACTTTTTTTTAAAGCGATCTGCAAGCTGGAAAAACGTTTTTAACCCGGCAAGCCGCTACGTTACGCCAAGGAAAGCAGATGGCTCATTTATCCCTGATTTTGACCTTTTTTCGGTGAGTCATTTTGTGGAGGGTAACTCCTGGCAATATTCGTTATATGTGCCACATGATGTTCCGGGTTTAATCAATTATATCCATAAGGATGAATTTTTAAAGCGGCTAACCATCGGCTTTCAAAAATCTGAGGTACACAAATTCGCGGCACACGCGCTTGACCGTACCATGGGGCAATCGGCCGAGTATTATATTAACCAGGGCAACGAGGTAAACATGCAAGCTGCTTTCCTGTTTAATTATGCAGGCAAGCCATCCCTTACCCAATACTACACCAGGAAGATCCTGAACACTTTTTATGATGCCTCGCCCTATATTGGCTGGAATGGTGATGAAGACGAAGGCCAGATGGGCGCATGGTTTGTATTAAGCTCGATGGGTTTATTTGAAATGAACGGCGGTACTTCGCCCGATTTAAGGATTGATATTACCAGCCCCTTATTTAGCGATATTAAAATCAATTTAAACCCATCGTATTTCAGGGGAAAAACCTTCGAGATTAAGGCATATAATAATTCGGCAAAAAATATTTACATCCGCACTGCTAAGCTAAACGGCAAAACTTTAAAGGATAATCATATCAGCTTTAAAGATATTGTAAACGGCGGCAAACTGGAGTTGTATATGAGCGCCACGGCTAATTAATTTCAGATGCCAAATATCTAACAGAGTAAGCCATTTTCGCATTTTTGTAGAGACGCATAATTGCGTCTCCCGTGTTTAGTTCCGATTTGCAAGGGCCAAGGCTATGTTGCCTATGTGCAATTCAAGCTTGCATTTATAATCGTTCTTTTTATTTTTGGATGTCTTACTGTCGACGCCAAATATTGCGCTTCTCTGTCATAAAAAAATCAAATAAATCCAGGATTTGTATGGTTTGATTTGCATGTGGGAGACGCAACGTATTGCCTCTATACAAAAAAACACATTGTTTCTTCCTATAAATCATGGCGTTGCCTGCGGCCCGGGTTATCCGCTCATACAGCACAGGCGTTAGGCTCATGGCCGGTATCCGCTACTCCCCCTAACGCAAATCGTGATGCGCTTAAATATAAATCCTTCGATTGATGGGTGACAGATATTCCTCAAAGCCAAAAAAACTTGCGAAGTTTACGAAACTTCGCAAGTTTAGTCCCAAGCGGGTTACGAGAAGCTATAATTACTTACTGAGCAGCCGGCAAGTCCTTAATACCCCATGCCTTATTTGGTTCCGGCCCCATTTCCAGCTTTAGTTCCCCTCCTTTTAACAATTCAGAAGCGGGAAACCAAAAGGATTGCAGCGCTTTACCGTTAAGGGTAGCGCTTTGTACATATTTATTATCTCTTGATACGTTTTTAGCCTCGATGGTAAACCTTTGCCCCCTGCCGTACGCGCCGTTAAGGTGAATGGTTACCTTGGGGAAAATAGGGCTTCCTATTTCGTATATCGGATTTGCACTGGCGCCGCCATCTGTTTGGAAAAGCCCTAATGCATTCATGATAAACCACGAACTCATTTGTCCCTGGTCTTCATCACCCAGGTAGGCATTAGCAACACCAAAGCCGTAAAAACGATCGACCACCGAGCGGCTCCATTTTTGGGTAAGCCAGGGGTGTTTACCCCAATTAAACAGGAATGCAAACTGCATGCTTTGCTGGTTGCCTTGTATTACCGGGTAGTCCCAATACTGATCGCCTGGCGCATTAAACCTCAGCTTATAGCTCTCTTTAAAACCCCAGCTTAGGCGGTCGATAAACTTATCCTGCCCAATTTTCTGTATAAGGCCGGGAACATCCTGGGGCACAAAAAACGTAAGCTGCCAGGCATTTCCTTCTACATAATGCTCATTAGCGCCCGACCGGAAAGGGTCAAAATTTGGATACCAGGTGCCGTCCGAATTTTTCATCCTTGAATAGCCTATAGTTGTATCCATCGCATTTTTCCAATAGCCCGACCTGGTTTTAAAGGTGTCGGAAATGTCATTCCGGCCCAATGATTTTGCCAGCTGCGAAACTGTCCAATCGTCGTAGGCATACTCCATTGTATTTGAAAACCGGCCTTTATCATACGGTACATATTTGTATTTTAAATAGGCCTCCAGGTCTTCATTCCCTGCAAAGCCTGCCTCACCTACTTTTTGCGCAGGCGTAGTCTGCATTTTTACTACAGCTTCAAGCACCTTTTTTGAATCATAATCGCGGATGCCCATCTGGTACGCGCCCACCATCAGCGGTATTTCATGTTCGGCTACCATCACCGGGACATAATTCATCCCGGCGGGGCCTTTTGCAAGCCAGCCATCAGCATCGTACATAGCCAGCTGGGATTTTACCCAATTTGACGACCATTCGGGCGTTGCCAGGTTCCAAAACTGGTTAAGGTTCCAAAAGGTATTCCAAAACGCATCGCAACCCATTGCCGGCGATTTAGGATCTTTCAATTGCTGCAGCCTTTTCGAGGCATCAATCCATTGCCCGTTTACATCGCTCCAGGTATTGCGGCTGGCCAGGGCTCGGAACATGTTGCTATAAAACCGCATTTTCTCGCGGCTATCGTTGGTGCTTATCTCCAGGCGTCCCAATAGCTTATTCCAGGTTTCCTTTTGGCCTTCCCGTACTTTCTCAAAGCTCCAGTTATATGGTTTGGTAATTTCTTCTGTTAAATTTTGCGCCGCGTTATCAAGGCTTACCAATGATATGCCGGTACGCGTTTGTACAACCTGGTTTTCGCGGGTATCAAACTCCACATAAGCGCCCGCATTGTTAGGATCAATAGCACCAACAATATCACCATCCCCTACTTTATTATTTACCCAGGTGCCAAATTTGCGTATGGGGCGATCAAACTCAATCACAAAATAAACAGTATAGTTTTGATCGACCCCGCCCGACCATGCATCCCTTGTAAATTGTTTGCTTGATCCTTCTATCCGCGTATCGCTAACCTTTTTTAACGTAACATCCTTCAGGTTATAACCATATTCCGCAGGGATTTTCAAGTCTATCATTACCCTTGCATTTTCGGTTTTAGGATAGATGTAACGCTCAAAACCACAGCGTGTTGTAGCGGCAAGCTCGGCTTTAATATTATAATCAGTCAACATTACTTTGTAATAACCCAGGGGTGCTTCCTCGCTCGATTTATCAATCTGCGAGCGGTAACCGCCATCGCGTTTACGCTCGTCGCCAATGCGGGTTTGCAGCGGGCCGCTGGTTGGCATCATACCCAGGCCAGCCATTGTCCATTCATGAATGTGGCTAAAGGTGCCAATGCTTTCAAAAGTGGGGTCATACCCGCCCATCCAGCCCTCGTCTTGGTTATCGGGGCTTAGCTTAACCATTCCAAAAGGCATCCAGGGGCCAGGTGCAATCATCCACCTGGAGTGTGCCGAACCCAGGCGCGTATCTACATAATCTGCAGGCGTCTGCAGTTTATTGGGCGTCCGCAGCACTATCCCTTTTTCGAGCAAAGTATCGTTGCAAAAAATTTCATAGCTGCTTTTTTTTGCGGCTGCAACAGCCGGCATAGGCGCTTCAAAAACATACCTTGCCGAATCAAGTTTATCTGAAAAAATTATCTTCCCGTCCAGCTTAACCTGCAACTTAGGTTTACCATTTAGGTGTTGTACATCAACCAATAATGGCTGATATCTTTTTTTGTCTTGTTCAATTTCATACGTCGCAGGTTTAACGCTGCGCAAAAAAGCACTGTTTGGAGCAATTAGCTGCAATTCCGTTGGCCCATCCAGTTTAACCTGGTCAAATACCAGCCACGAGCCATCTATGGAGGTAATTTGTATTTCGTTGCCCCCCTTGTGCAACAGCCCGTTTTTTATGGGAATGGTTAGCGCATAAGGATTGGCTTCACTAAGGTCACCTTCAACAACCTTATTGTCTTTACCTTTTGGAAGCCGGGTTTCAAACGACTTACCGTTGATAACCACCTTTACCAATGGTGGTAGAGCTGCATTATAGCCAACCATGCTTATGGTAAAATTACAAGCCCCATTAACCGGCATGGTTTTTACACCGAATAAAATATTCAGCATCTGCGAGTGGATGCCCGAAGTACCACCAGTGCCACCCCAGTCATCATTTGGCCCAGGCAATACATATGGCCAATCAGTTTCGGGTTTAGATAGCCCGATCAGAAAAAAACGGTCTTCCCATCCAAAATCATGGTCTAAAAAATGTTGATATGCTGCAGGAGCCAATGCCATTCCCGAACTACTGCGGTCGGCTTTGCCTATTTGCCAAATCGCTTCCTGTTGAGCAACAGCCCGGTTAAGTGTAAAGCACAAGGCCGCCATTAAAAATGCACTTTTCCCATTCATCCTTATAATCATATATTCAAAATTGATTTACTTCAGTTAAATATGTAGAGATATGCTTCTCTAAACATTAATAAATCTCCCAATCTAATAGATTGAATTTATAATGTACATACATAAATACATAAAATATTTCAATATGCAAATTTTAATGGAGTATGTCGAATAAATTTATAGCCCGAGTTTGATTATTAATCAGAAAAAAGTGATACGAAATCAAGTAAGATCATGTATTTATGCATATTTAAGCACCTGAATAAAATACATGCGCGAAAAAATATAAAACTCACCAAAGTTAAGTTCAAACCAATTGAACGGACAATTCAAAATACTTAAAAGATCTTCGGGTAAGATCACCCCAGTCAGGGTTTCACCGGCGTTTGACAAGTTTTTCTCGCTTGTTGTTCATCGGAAACAATGACTTTTCCTTTTTACCCAACATTTCAACATGATCCACGATTTCAGATGTTGCATGCGTAATAATTACGAGGCAGAGTAACTAAAAAGCCTTTAATCTTTCGACTAAAGGCTTTCTACTTTTTCTGTGGTGGCTACTGTACAAATCTCGAACTATTTCCTGTCTGATTTGCGTTTATTCGTCGATTTGGATTTATAAATTTCGGGGCTCCAAAAATCCGGAAATTTAAATCTTCTATGCAGTCGTCATTTTAGGGCGATAGCATTCTTCATTCAGATTGACTTTGCAGCTCCCTTATGAGGCCTGGTAAAAGCCATTTTTCGGTTGACATTAAAATTTGGTGCAGAGCTGCCTGTCTTTTTAAACCTACTCTACATGATAGGAATTATCGATCGGAATATCTCTTAATTTAAAAATCTTCTATTACCCTTATATTGTTTTCATATAATTCAGACTTATTCCTAAATTAGTGCGGAATGAAACTTAAACACTTATTTTATATTTTTCCCGCCTTTTTAGCCTCAAACGTATTGCTTTCGGCCTGTAAAGAGTTTATCGAACCTTCGATTGCAAAAAGGCAAGTGACGCTTGAAGCACCTGCAAACCAGTATCAGAGCACCAAATACACTATAAATTTTTGGTGGGACGGCGTGGAGGATGCATTGGCTTACCGGTTACAGGTAGTTACCCCCGGCTTCGATTCCATTGGCGGCCTGATTCTGGATACACTGGTTAAGGACATTAAATTCACCTCGACTCTTGAGCCGGGAAACTATCAGTGGCGGGTAAGGGCAGAAAACGGGAGTTCGCAGACAGATTATTCGCCCGCCAGAAGCTTTATTATTGAACAATCATCGCTAACCAATCAAACCGTCACCCTTTCGTCACCGTCCAATAATACGTCAACAAGCGTAAATGCAGCCCTTTTTAAATGGAACAGTTTATACGGCGCAACGAAATACCAGGTAGAGATTGACACCAATAATTTTGCCAATGAAGATGCGTTGGTTTATAACCAGGTTGTCCCTGGGCTCCAGGTTAATTTTACCTTTCCAAAGGACCAGGTTTATGGCTGGCGGGTAAGGGCAGAAAACGAGACCGAACAATCCAAATGGTCGGCTATCAATTATGTAACCTACCAATTGCCGCTGCCTGCCCAGGTTAGCCTGGTGTCGCCCGCGGCTGGAAGCAGTGTTAGCTTACCCGTGCAACTAAGTTGGAATTCAGTCACAGGAGTACCAGGTTACAAATTATATGTATTTAAAAGCGATTCGACCACGCTTTATAGTAATAGTTTTCCAGTTACGGTCAATTCTACAGGTTATAGTTTTAATCTCGGCGTTACCGGCGAGAAGATATATTGGAAAGTAAGTGCGCTGAACGCTTCGGGCAAGGAAGGGAAAGCCAGTGCGCTTAGAAATTTTGTACTGTTTTAAGCCAATAGGTCATGGTCAAAAAAAATAAGGCATTAACATATGTACTGATTGTGGTTGTATTGCTGGTGTGGGGAGTCATCATTTACCGGATAGTTATTGCATACAGCGGCGGTCGTGATGAAAGTTATGTGCCACCACCCGCACCTAAAGAGATTTTTAATGATTATGCGGTGCCCAAAGACACGGCTCGCCTCTTGCTGAATTACCGTGATCCTTTTGGGATTGTTGCAAAGAAAGACACCGCAAAACCGCCGGCCAGGAACCGGCCGAACGCC
The genomic region above belongs to Mucilaginibacter sp. KACC 22773 and contains:
- a CDS encoding GH92 family glycosyl hydrolase, which gives rise to MISIRKTTALLLAISCAYLSGGAQTKQPVDYVDPFIGTSNSRWMLFPGATMPNGMVKLSPDNQRGVWQGGYEYAVGSIHGFSFLHGWTMAGLLTMPANGDLSTSPGAADEPFKGAGAGYHSRFRHEDEKASPGYYSVFLMDPQVKVELTATERTGVQRYTFAKDSSNRIMIQLNIPAEYGYDLKDAVITKVSNSEIQGYAKTASANFNDYTLYFVMQFSKPFHDFEGYGNQSVIKSNKEIKGSGELGAYVTYPTSKTEQVILRTGISFVNMDQARLNLKTELKGFDWNFDALVKHNRTIWNNTLKSIAVTGGSETDKKKFYTNFYRCFTAKMIMSDANGKYTDACENVQQLPTGRTAMIGGDAYWNTFWNLNLLWTLTSPDMVQQLVDTQLEMYKKTGWLSKGPAGVEYSGIMEGSHEMALITSAYLKGIVTKDAEIAYRAMKKTMEVEPTPTCGGNPGNPQITDYAKFGFVPVEKGATSKALDYAYDDWCVAQMAKLLHKDDDYNFFLKRSASWKNVFNPASRYVTPRKADGSFIPDFDLFSVSHFVEGNSWQYSLYVPHDVPGLINYIHKDEFLKRLTIGFQKSEVHKFAAHALDRTMGQSAEYYINQGNEVNMQAAFLFNYAGKPSLTQYYTRKILNTFYDASPYIGWNGDEDEGQMGAWFVLSSMGLFEMNGGTSPDLRIDITSPLFSDIKINLNPSYFRGKTFEIKAYNNSAKNIYIRTAKLNGKTLKDNHISFKDIVNGGKLELYMSATAN
- a CDS encoding GH92 family glycosyl hydrolase, translated to MNGKSAFLMAALCFTLNRAVAQQEAIWQIGKADRSSSGMALAPAAYQHFLDHDFGWEDRFFLIGLSKPETDWPYVLPGPNDDWGGTGGTSGIHSQMLNILFGVKTMPVNGACNFTISMVGYNAALPPLVKVVINGKSFETRLPKGKDNKVVEGDLSEANPYALTIPIKNGLLHKGGNEIQITSIDGSWLVFDQVKLDGPTELQLIAPNSAFLRSVKPATYEIEQDKKRYQPLLVDVQHLNGKPKLQVKLDGKIIFSDKLDSARYVFEAPMPAVAAAKKSSYEIFCNDTLLEKGIVLRTPNKLQTPADYVDTRLGSAHSRWMIAPGPWMPFGMVKLSPDNQDEGWMGGYDPTFESIGTFSHIHEWTMAGLGMMPTSGPLQTRIGDERKRDGGYRSQIDKSSEEAPLGYYKVMLTDYNIKAELAATTRCGFERYIYPKTENARVMIDLKIPAEYGYNLKDVTLKKVSDTRIEGSSKQFTRDAWSGGVDQNYTVYFVIEFDRPIRKFGTWVNNKVGDGDIVGAIDPNNAGAYVEFDTRENQVVQTRTGISLVSLDNAAQNLTEEITKPYNWSFEKVREGQKETWNKLLGRLEISTNDSREKMRFYSNMFRALASRNTWSDVNGQWIDASKRLQQLKDPKSPAMGCDAFWNTFWNLNQFWNLATPEWSSNWVKSQLAMYDADGWLAKGPAGMNYVPVMVAEHEIPLMVGAYQMGIRDYDSKKVLEAVVKMQTTPAQKVGEAGFAGNEDLEAYLKYKYVPYDKGRFSNTMEYAYDDWTVSQLAKSLGRNDISDTFKTRSGYWKNAMDTTIGYSRMKNSDGTWYPNFDPFRSGANEHYVEGNAWQLTFFVPQDVPGLIQKIGQDKFIDRLSWGFKESYKLRFNAPGDQYWDYPVIQGNQQSMQFAFLFNWGKHPWLTQKWSRSVVDRFYGFGVANAYLGDEDQGQMSSWFIMNALGLFQTDGGASANPIYEIGSPIFPKVTIHLNGAYGRGQRFTIEAKNVSRDNKYVQSATLNGKALQSFWFPASELLKGGELKLEMGPEPNKAWGIKDLPAAQ